CGCGCCACCGCCACCTGCACGCAGAGCCACCAGCGTCCCGCAGGGCCGGAGGCTCCGGGGGACGGGCACTGGGGTCTGCCCCGCgtgggggcagggggcagggcgGCAGTGCCCCCCCCTCGCTCACCTTGCCCAGCGCGCCGAGCTCCACCGCGATCTCCCGGAAGAAGAAGTAGATGTAGGGGCCGTAGGGCAGCGCCTGGACGAAGTGGGGCTCTGCGGACGCGGGGGTGCGGGGCCAtcagcccccagcccgcccCACGGCGCCGCTCCCTCCCGTGCCCCCACCCCTACCCTGCAGCCAGCGGGAGCTGTACTTGAGGGTGCgcagcggggggctgcgggtgccCAGGCTCCGGTAGATGACCGCGTCGCTCGCCTGGAAGTCAGCCACGGTGGCCGAGTAGAGGCTGCCAtctgggggcacggggacagggacagcggCGTCAGCCCCATCCCGGCCCTCCCCTGCCGGCTCCCCGCGACCCCGGCACCCACCAGCAAAGAGGGCGACGTTGCTCTGCCGGGCGTCGAAGGGGCACCGGGCCTGGCCGCTCAGCTCCTcgccctcctgcagcaggctgcgCGCCTGCAGGCGCCGTGCTCAGAGCCCCGCCGCTGCTcacccccccccggccccgctgctcaGACAGGGGCCCCGTGGGGATCCCAGccccggcggcggcgccccccaccccgtgcccGTGCCGGGCCCCCCACCTCGTAGCTGCGGCAGACGGGGTTGAAGGCGTTGGTCCCGCAGGCGAAGAGGGTGCGGGCATCGCGCGGGACCAGCACGCGGATGTAGTTGTGGCACCCGTCCTGCGCGGTCGCACGCGGATGGGGGCACggggccagcagctgcctggccctgcctccctctgcccccaccctCGTATCCCCCAGGCCGTTGTCCCCAGACCCGCCTCACCGTACCCATACCACGCGCCCCACATCTCCAGGCCccaagagacccctgccccacacccctATGCCCCATCCCCCTGTCCCCTTATACCCCCATTCCTCCGTACCCCCTGCTGCTGTACCCCATAGCACTGTAACCTGTGCCCCTCCATCCTTATTGCCCCATATCCCCGCACCTTGCACCCCCACCCTTATACCTCCATCAGCCCACACCTCTATACCTTGTACCCTCACGGCCCCATGCCTTGTACCCCCACCCCCTCACGCTCCATGACCCTCTACCCCTGCACTCCCACACCCCCACACCCCTGTACCACCTCCCCCTATGCCCCCATATTCCTGTACGCAGTGCCCCCATACCTCTATATCCTGTACCCCTATACCCAGTACTCATATGCCCCATACCCCATATCCCGTGCCCCGTACCTGCAGCTTGCCCCGCATGGcgcagctctccctgtcccGCGTCTCCCAGGTGAGATGCTGCTGGCGAGATGGGGCTGGGCAGTGGGGACCCCCACCGAGACCCAGGCGACCCCAGGAATGGTGCCCCCGTCCCCCTTACCCGCTCAGGGTACAGCACCCGCTTGTCCTGCCCCAGGTCGAAGGCGTAGATGTGGTCCCTGGGAGGGCACAGCGTGAACAGAAGGGGCACGGGGACGTGCAAGGGGCACGGGGACGTGCAGAGCACCAGCAAGGGTAGGTGAAGGGAGGAGGGAACACGGGGTGCCTGCGCCCACCACGTACAAGCGGTGCCCAAGCGTGCAGAAAGGGACACACACGAGTGTGCCTATGCACGCAGTGGCTTGCACAAACCAGGATGAGCATCTCCAAACACACGCCAGCGAGCCCGAGACTGCACAAGCATAGACAACTCGGCACAAGCATGGAGACGTACGGACACGCGAGGCCAGGTGTGCACAAGTGTGCACAAGCTTGCAGAAGCAACCAAAGAAGCATGCACCAGCACAAAGAAGCATGCACAAGAACATCCAAGTTTGCACAAGCGTGCACAAGTGTGCAAAGGCACAGAAAGCACACACAGGCACAGGGAGGGGTGCACAAGCGCGCTCACCGTGCGGCGACGAAGAGGGTGCTGTTGAGGCGCAGCATGCGCTGGAAGTCGAGGCCGAGCTGGGCGGTGACGTTGTCCCCCCGGAGACCCCCGAAGCGGGGGTAGGTGGCAGTGGCTGGGGGATGTGGGAACACGGTGACGACGCCCCTGGCTGgccccgtgcccccagcccccggtcCCCGCTCACCTGCCAGCCCCACGGTGCTGCGCGGCACCAGGTCCCGCGGGAAGGACTGTGCCACTCCCCTGGGGGCCCCAGGGACCGCGACGAGGAcgaaggccagcagcaccccgaGCATCCTCCCAGGCACCCGAAGGAGACGGGGGGCGGCCACTGAGCCTGGACCCCTCTGGGCTGCAAGGGGTTAATCCCtactggggaaactgaggcagggccgtgggggggggcgCGTGTGCAGCaccatggggacactggggacagtGGTGGCGTCCCCTCCGTGCAGCTTCAAGCACGGGGACAGGGCCCCAGTCCTcttcccagtgccaccagtgcccCTTACCAGTGCCACCGGTGCATCTTGCCAGTGCTcccagtgtccctgtccccacaccCTTTTCCCGCGTGCCCGTCCCCGATCctcccatcccagtgtccccagtgccccagtcccagtgctcccagtgcctcccgctCCCGACGACCACGGCCGGTGTTGGGACGGGATGCGAAGCACAAGCAAGTGCCAGACGCAGCGAcaccgggaccggcaccggcaccggcaccgacACCGACACCGGCACCGACACCGACACACTCGCCCCGTGCAACACCCTCCCAGCACCACCGCACCCGGCTGCCCCCCGCAGCAACCCCCGGCGCCCCGCAGCACCCCCCggcgcccgccgccccccccggcaccccccgcGCCCCGCTCCCGGTACCGGCTCCGCGCCGCGCCCCGagcggccccgcggccccgaGCGGCTCCGCCCCGGAACGGGCCGGGACCGGCCGGGACCCTgagcgggggccgggggcgggaagtgaccggggggggggggagctgcgtggggcggggggggccggggcgcgGCCACGCGGGGCCACGCGTGTCACCCCCCCACGGGGAGGACCCGGGCGGGGccgggatttgggggatttgcgGTTttcgggcggggcgggggggggtgcgggggggcaGCGCCGTGACACCGCCGTGGCTTTGCCCCCCCCgtgctcccccccctccccccccgtcgGCCCTATAGATAGGCGCTAATCCCGTTAATGAGCTGATCCCCGGGAGCCCACGAGCGCGCGCACGTGGCACCGTGGACGCGCGTGTCCGCGGGCGGCCGAAACCTCCGCCCTgcgctgccgggggggggggggggggggtcgggatCGCGTCCGTCTGCCCGCCCGTGGACCCACGCGTGGGAACCCCCCCGCGGGGACTGGGAGCTCACTGGGAGAACTGGGCCCCCCCCTGCTCCGCGTCCTCCGGCACCCCCGGGGACGTGAAGGGACCGGGGGACCCCGccgggggggtgaggggggggggtgggggcggtGGTCCCGCGGCCCCCGGGGTGCGGGCGCGAGGCGACATCTGGCGGCACCGCGCGGCGTGGCGGGGGCGGCACCgcgggcccgggggggggacagagcagaggggacagCGTCCGTAGGGGGGTGCTCGTGTCCCCGGGGGGGTGGCGGCACCCCCAGGGTGCTCCCCGCGTCCCCACGGCTGTCCCGGTGTCCCTGCGGTGTCCCCGCGGGGCCGCGAGCAGGCGGGGCGGGTGCCAGCTCCGTTTTATTTACAGGTCCTCAGGGGAGGGCAAAGGGGGCGACAGACCCCATCCCCACGGGGGTCCAGGCACTGACAcggggaggctggggggctcCCATCCCcctcacaacccccccaaaaaaacaaaacaaaccaaaaagcaccACGAGGGCAAAACCATACAAATAAATAGGATCGGAGGGACAGAGCCCGGCCGGTGACTCCTGTCCCGGTGCCTCGCGGCGTCCCCAGGCGGGGGCCGGTGGCGTTTGGGTTTCCCCAAAGCGGGGCCGGGACCCCCGCAGGGGATGGTGAGGGGGCCGCCGCCCACAGGCTCCCCGCGGGTCCCGTCCCcgggtcccggtcccggtgtCACAGCGTGAAGATCTCGTCCTCGGCGTCTCGGAGCGCGGCCGCCCGCGGCGTCCTGGTGAGGGGCCGGGGGCCGAGCCGGGGGCCGAGCCGGGGGTCCCCGCTCTCCGGGCGCGGGGTGCCCTCGGCCTCGGCCGCGCTgcgggggacacgggggggggggggcggtgaggggcagccccgcggccggcgcccctccccgccccccccgaacgccccgggccgggccggccgcgCTCACCCGGTGCTGGCGGCGCGGAGCCGctgagccgccgccgccgccgccttgGAGCGCCCGATGTCGGCGTCCAGCTGCCGCAGGAAGTCGGCGGCCGAGAGCTCGTGGcgggacggggcgggggggccggggtccgccggtgcccccccccccgccgccgccgccgcctcctcctcgcggcggagcccccccggtgccgggaTGAGCAGCGTGGGCTTGAGGAAGATGGGGTCCGAGGCGTAGAGCCGGTTGGCGCGCAGGATCTGCTCCGGCTGccggggacagggacggggccAGGTGGGGACGGGAACGGGAAGGGACGGGGGGaccggggacagggacgggaccgggaccgggaggggacggggggggggcggggacaagaacgggaccgggaccgggacacGGAGGGGCCGAGGGGCGGGACGCGGTgggacggggccggggccggggccggggccgggggtggccggggccgggcgcggTGCCCGGTCCCGGGGGCTCATCCCGGtgccggcccggccccgccgctcacCGTGACCCCGTAGCGCAGCGCCAGCCCCGGCAGCGTGTCCCCGGGCTCCAGCCGGTGCTCccggccgcccgccgccccccgcgccggggggggccccgccATAGCGGGCGGCCCCGCTCAGCCCCGGCCCGGCGCGGGGGCGCCaccgccccgccccgctcccggtAAGGCCCGGCCGCCCGCGCGGAGGCCTCTGGGACTCGTAGTCCTCTGGAGCCGGGGCCCCGCCGCTCCTTCGGGCCCCCGCGGCGCTCCCCGCGCTCCCGACCCCCGGGGGCTGCTCGCTCCCGCccagcccccgccccgccgcggtCTCTGCCCCCCGTTcccccggggggctccgtgcTCCTCCCCGGCGGCGAGGGGCGCGGAACTACAACTCCCGTCATGCCGCGGGGCCTCGCCAAGCCGCGGGCCGCTCCCGCCCCGCCCCTTTAAGCTCCCCATTGGTCCCCCCCTGCCCGCGCGCGGTCCGCCGGGAAAAGCGACCCGgaagcggggagggggcggtcCCCATGGTAACGGGGCGGCGGCGCTGGGGGCCGCCATGTCCTTCAAGCGGGACGGCGACGAGCCCGGGCAGCTGGCGGCGCTGCAGGTGGGGCCCCgcgacccccccaccccccccggaCCCCGATCTCCCCGTCCCCGGGCTCCCCCTGCCCGGGTTTGCCCCGTGTGCCCCGCCCCTCGGtgtcccccctgcccccccccgccctgcccggcccccccgggatttctctgccccccccccccccacccccgcgcccccctccccgcctgcAGCGCTCCCGGTTCCCGCTCTCCGCCCTCCTGGTCCCGCCTCGCAGGGGGTGGCGGGGCTGGCgggggggctgctccctgccacgACCCCCCCGAGGTCCGGGGGGGCCCCGGGTGCccgttttggggggggggggggcaggggccgggcacTATCGCGGCCTCTCGCTCCCTCGCAGAAGCGGCGCGTGGCGGAGCTGCTGGCCAGCTACATCCCCGAGGAGGAGGCGCTGCTGCTGCGGAGCGGGAGGTgagcgggacccccccccccccccccccccctccctggggacacggggcggctcggggggctgcagggcgctGACGGCGCCTCCTCCCTGCTACAGGTACGCCTGCACCGTGTGTGCCCACCGGCCCGTCTTCGACACGCTGGAGGTGCTGGCGGTGCACCGGGCTGGCAGGAAGCACCTGGGCAGTgagtgtggggctggggggggctggcgCTGGGGGGGCCACGCCGTGAACACCCACctgctttcccttctctccccttctcttcccttcccttccttccaggCCTGCAGCGCTGCTATGGCAGTGAGCGCTGGCGGGAGGACACGGCGCAGGAGCAGCGGCACCAGGAGCTGGTGCGGGTGGAGGCGGCGGGCACGCAGGTGGGCGCGCtgtcctctccccttccctggcACCCAACGGGGCCTTCCTGAGCTCTGCACCCTCTCCCCAGGGCTCCCCAGCCCCTTTGCTGGCCCGGACGAGGAGGATTGCCCAGAGTGCCCTGCTGAAGGCTGCTCCCTACAACAGCTGCTGCCGGAGGACAGGGTGAGGGCTGCTGGGGCGTAGGGAAAGCTCCggcctgctcccagctgcccacctggggtggccgtgccctAGGCCTGACCCCGTCCCCTTACAGGGCAGCTGGAAGCGGCGCACGAGGGGCGAGGACCCAGCCAGGGCCGAGCACTGCCCAGGCTCCCTCTCAGCACAGGGACGCCGtggaggccacccctgcagccctgctgccagggcagcgCAGCCGGCAGGCAGGTGAGGGCAAA
This Anas platyrhynchos isolate ZD024472 breed Pekin duck chromosome 26, IASCAAS_PekinDuck_T2T, whole genome shotgun sequence DNA region includes the following protein-coding sequences:
- the SCNM1 gene encoding sodium channel modifier 1 isoform X1 — protein: MSFKRDGDEPGQLAALQKRRVAELLASYIPEEEALLLRSGRYACTVCAHRPVFDTLEVLAVHRAGRKHLGSLQRCYGSERWREDTAQEQRHQELVRVEAAGTQGSPAPLLARTRRIAQSALLKAAPYNSCCRRTGAAGSGARGARTQPGPSTAQAPSQHRDAVEATPAALLPGQRSRQAGALKAASTHAGQGRKGKAAASSSQPSQPEALSPARRQALEQYLQLRSAGWIQDRSGKWVKDENAEFDSDEDEPPALLPA
- the LYSMD1 gene encoding lysM and putative peptidoglycan-binding domain-containing protein 1, whose amino-acid sequence is MAGPPPARGAAGGREHRLEPGDTLPGLALRYGVTPEQILRANRLYASDPIFLKPTLLIPAPGGLRREEEAAAAAGGGAPADPGPPAPSRHELSAADFLRQLDADIGRSKAAAAAAQRLRAASTGAAEAEGTPRPESGDPRLGPRLGPRPLTRTPRAAALRDAEDEIFTL
- the SCNM1 gene encoding sodium channel modifier 1 isoform X2, with protein sequence MSFKRDGDEPGQLAALQKRRVAELLASYIPEEEALLLRSGRYACTVCAHRPVFDTLEVLAVHRAGRKHLGRLPSPFAGPDEEDCPECPAEGCSLQQLLPEDRGSWKRRTRGEDPARAEHCPGSLSAQGRRGGHPCSPAARAAQPAGRCTEGSFHPRRARQKRESSSIVLTAESARGPQPREAPGAGAIPAAAERRLDPGSLWQVGEG